One Triticum dicoccoides isolate Atlit2015 ecotype Zavitan chromosome 4B, WEW_v2.0, whole genome shotgun sequence genomic window carries:
- the LOC119295874 gene encoding E3 ubiquitin-protein ligase At3g02290-like, with amino-acid sequence MGAFCSCLQADYSDHHGNQTSGAFRNCMCLRCFTQQLINAYTVLFRVGTVHSVSQAIEATPLDSSESSFDTYRSPPRPLPYDDPRFSPPLRDWFASRHDPSSHSPEESEPLRPNYDEEMETMSSVDKPSKTNYDTKMKRSSSAYGDKLSRKESGNYFTYFSPSTEDEDVCPTCLEDYTSENPRIVMQCSHHFHLGCIYEWMERSEACPVCGKKMEFNETT; translated from the exons ATGGGAGCTTTCTGCTCGTGTTTGCAAGCCGATTACTCCGACCACCATGGCAACCAGACTTCTGGTGCGTTTAGGAACTGCATGTGCCTCAGGTGTTTTACCCAGCAGCTGATCAACGCT TACACTGTTTTATTCCGAGTTGGAACGGTCCACTCTGTTTCTCAAGCTATAGAAGCCACCCCGCTTGATTCATCTGAAAGTTCATTCGATACATATCGTTCACCTCCAAGACCACTGCCATATGATGATCCTAGATTCTCCCCTCCTCTGCGCGACTGGTTTGCATCAAGGCATGATCCTTCAAGCCATTCACCAGAGGAATCAGAACCACTCAGACCAAATTATGATGAGGAAATGGAAACGATGAGTTCAGTCGACAAGCCAAGTAAAACAAACTATGACACAAAAATGAAAAGAAGCAGCTCTGCTTATGGAGATAAGTTGTCCCGAAAGGAATCTGGAAATTATTTCACCTACTTTTCTCCATCTACTGAAGATGAAGATGTCTGCCCAACATGTCTTGAAG ATTATACTTCGGAGAATCCTAGGATAGTAATGCAGTGCTCACATCACTTCCACCTTGGCTGTATCTATGAGTGGATGGAAAGAAGTGAGGCATGCCCTGTTTGTGGAAAG AAAATGGAGTTCAACGAGACGACTTAG